The following coding sequences lie in one Pan paniscus chromosome X, NHGRI_mPanPan1-v2.0_pri, whole genome shotgun sequence genomic window:
- the LOC100970335 gene encoding LOW QUALITY PROTEIN: X-ray repair cross-complementing protein 6-like (The sequence of the model RefSeq protein was modified relative to this genomic sequence to represent the inferred CDS: substituted 1 base at 1 genomic stop codon) produces the protein MSIQCIQSVYISKIISSDRDLLAVVFYGTEKDKNSVNFKNIYVLXELDNPGAKRILELDQFKGQQGQKRFQDLMGHGSDYSLSEVLWVRANLFSDVQFKMNHKKITLFTNEDNPHGNESAKASQARTKAGDLRDTGIFLDLMHLKKPGGFDISLFYRDIISIAEDEDLRVHFEESSKLEDLLQKVHAKETRKRALSRLKLKLNKDIVISVGIYNLVQKALKPPPIKLYWEINEPVKTKTRTFNTSTDDLLLPSDTKWSQIYGSRQIILEKEETEELKWFDDPGLMLMGFKPLVLLKKRHYLRPSLFVYPEESLVIGSSTLFSALLIKCLEKEVAALCRYTPRRNIPPYFVALVTQEEVLDDQKIQMTPPGFQLVFLPFADDKRKMPFTEKVTATPEQVDKMKAIIEKLRFTYRSDSFENPVLQQHFRNLEALALDLMEPEQAVDLTLPKVEAINRRLGSLVDEFKEFVYPPDYNPEGKVTKRKHDNEGSGSKRPKVEYSEEELKTHISKGTLGKFTVPMLKEACRAYGLKSGLKKQELLEALTKHFQD, from the coding sequence ATGAGCATCCAGTGTATTCAAAGTGTGTACATCAGTAAGATCATAAGCAGTGATCGAGATCTCTTGGCTGTGGTGTTCTATGGTACCGAGAAAGACAAAAAttcagtgaattttaaaaatatttacgtCTTATAGGAGCTGGATAATCCAGGTGCAAAACGAATTCTAGAGCTTGACCAGTTTAAGGGGCAGCAGGGACAAAAACGTTTCCAAGACCTGATGGGCCATGGATCTGACTACTCACTCAGTGAAGTGCTGTGGGTCCGTGCCAACCTCTTTAGTGATGTCCAATTCAAGATGAATCATAAGAAGATCACGCTCTTCACCAATGAAGACAACCCCCATGGCAATGAGAGtgccaaagccagccaggccaggACCAAAGCCGGTGATCTCCGAGATACAGGCATCTTCCTTGACTTGATGCATCTGAAGAAACCTGGAGGCTTTGACATATCCTTGTTCTACAGAGATATCATCAGCATAGCAGAGGATGAGGACCTCAGGGTTCACTTTGAGGAATCCAGCAAGCTAGAAGACCTGTTGCAGAAGGTTCACGCCAAAGAGACCAGGAAGCGAGCACTCAGCAGGTTAAAGCTGAAGCTCAACAAAGATATAGTGATCTCTGTGGGCATTTATAATCTGGTCCAGAAGGCTCTCAAGCCTCCTCCAATAAAGCTCTATTGGGAAATAAATGAACCAGTGAAAACCAAGACCCGGACCTTTAATACAAGTACAGACGATTTGCTTCTGCCTAGCGATACCAAGTGGTCTCAGATCTATGGGAGTCGTCAGATTATACTGgagaaagaggaaacagaagaGCTAAAATGGTTTGATGATCCAGGTTTGATGCTCATGGGTTTCAAGCCATTGGTACTGCTGAAGAAACGCCATTACCTGAGGCCCTCCCTGTTTGTGTACCCAGAGGAGTCGCTGGTGATTGGGAGCTCAACCCTGTTCAGTGCTCTGCTCATCAAGTGTctggagaaggaggttgcagcaTTGTGCAGATACACACCCCGCAGGAACATCCCCCCTTATTTTGTGGCTTTGGTGACACAGGAAGAAGTGTTGGATGACCAGAAAATTCAGATGACTCCTCCGGGCTTCCAGCTGGTCTTTTTACCCTTTGCTGATGATAAAAGGAAGATGCCCTTTACTGAAAAAGTCACGGCAACTCCAGAGCAGGTGGACAAGATGAAGGCTATCATTGAGAAGCTTCGCTTCACGTACAGAAGTGACAGCTTTGAGAACCCCGTGCTGCAGCAGCACTTCAGGAACCTGGAGGCCTTGGCCTTGGATTTGATGGAGCCAGAACAAGCAGTGGACCTGACATTGCCCAAGGTTGAAGCAATAAATAGAAGACTGGGCTCCTTGGTGGATGAGTTTAAGGAGTTTGTTTACCCACCAGATTACAATCCTGAAGGGAAAGTTACCAAGAGAAAACATGATAATGAAGGTTCTGGAAGCAAAAGGCCCAAGGTGGAGTATTCAGAAGAGGAGCTGAAGACCCACATTAGCAAGGGCACGCTGGGCAAGTTCACTGTGCCCATGCTGAAAGAGGCCTGCCGGGCTTACGGGCTGAAGAGTGGCCTGAAGAAGCAGGAGCTGCTGGAAGCCCTCACCAAGCACTTCCAGGATTGA